The Aspergillus chevalieri M1 DNA, chromosome 5, nearly complete sequence genome includes a region encoding these proteins:
- a CDS encoding NAD(P)/FAD-dependent oxidoreductase (COG:O;~EggNog:ENOG410PJAB;~InterPro:IPR036188,IPR023753;~PFAM:PF07992;~SECRETED:SignalP(1-21);~go_function: GO:0016491 - oxidoreductase activity [Evidence IEA];~go_process: GO:0055114 - oxidation-reduction process [Evidence IEA]): MARKMVSAFYSLFTLLTVALAASVPETDYDVIVVGGGPSGLSAISGLSRVLRRTALFDSGEYRNAPTRNMHDVIGNDGTVPAEFRGAARKQILRYNTSTIVDTSISSIKPIDNIFEATDASGKTYTARKVVLGTGLRDVLPDTPGLEQAFGKGIFWCPWCDGYEHRDQPFGILGALQDIIGSTLEVYTTLNSDIIAFLNGTQTPAQEEILTKAHPDWRAIVEAYNIRLDNRTITEIERIQDGETHKDDEGRQFDKFLVHFTEGEPVERNAFITNFDTAQRSTLPEQLGLKMLGNKIDTQTNSGLRTSLPGVWAVGDANSDNSTNVPHAMFSGKRAAVFAHVEMSREEAQAAISKRVPERRMLEKETERRMGNEIEALYNRLRRRG; encoded by the exons ATGGCTCGCAAGATGGTCTCCGCCTTCTATTCCCTCTTTACCCTCCTCACCGTTGCCCTCGCGGCCTCCGTCCCCGAGACTGACTACGATGTCATTGTCGTGGGTGGTGGTCCGTCCGGTCTGAGCGCCATCAGCGGTCTCTCGCGTGTTCTGCGTCGAACTGCGCTGTTCGACTCGGGCGAGTACCGCAACGCGCCTACCCGCAACATGCATGATGTTATTGGCAACGACG GAACCGTTCCCGCTGAATTCCGCGGTGCCGCCCGCAAGCAAATACTCCGTTACAACACTTCCACCATCGTCGACACTTCCATTTCCTCCATCAAGCCCATAGACAACATCTTCGAAGCTACCGATGCCTCCGGCAAGACCTACACGGCTCGCAAGGTCGTCCTTGGTACTGGTCTCCGTGACGTCCTCCCTGACACCCCCGGTCTGGAGCAAGCTTTTGGCAAGGGTATCTTCTGGTGTCCTTGGTGCGATGGCTACGAGCACCGTGACCAGCCGTTCGGTATCCTGGGTGCTTTGCAGGATATCATTGGCAGCACTCTTGAGGTGTACACTACCCTGAACAGCGACATCATTGCTTTCCTGAACGGCACTCAGACCCCTGCCCAGGAGGAGATTCTGACCAAGGCCCACCCCGACTGGAGAGCCATCGTGGAAGCGTACAACATCCGCCTCGACAACCGCACCATCACCGAAATCGAGCGTATCCAGGACGGCGAAACCCATAAGGACGACGAAGGCCGCCAATTCGACAAGTTCCTCGTGCACTTCACCGAGGGCGAGCCCGTCGAGCGCAACGCTTTCATAACCAACTTTGACACCGCGCAGCGCTCAACTCTCCCCGAGCAGCTTGGTCTCAAGATGCTGGGTAACAAGATCGACACGCAGACGAACTCTGGTCTGCGGACTTCTCTGCCTGGTGTGTGGGCTGTTGGTGATGCGAACAGTGACAACAGCACCAACGTGCCGCACGCTATGTTCAGTGGCAAGCGCGCTGCTGTCTTTGCCCATGTCGAGATGTCGCGCGAAGAGGCTCAGGCTGCTATCTCGAAGCGTGTGCCCGAGCGCCGCATGTTGGAGAAGGAGACTGAGCGCCGGATGGGTAACGAGATTGAGGCGCTGTACAACAGATTGCG
- a CDS encoding uncharacterized protein (CAZy:GH18;~COG:G;~EggNog:ENOG410PIRU;~InterPro:IPR017853,IPR001223,IPR001579;~SECRETED:SignalP(1-22);~go_function: GO:0004553 - hydrolase activity, hydrolyzing O-glycosyl compounds [Evidence IEA];~go_process: GO:0005975 - carbohydrate metabolic process [Evidence IEA]), with translation MSFFQRALGVTAALAFVRGAYAKLDFSQRENMVVYWGQNSLGASASGGDEQTQKPLSHYCKDENIDAIVMAFVMTINGPGGAPEYDLSNISKGCDTFDGTNLKNCPEVGADIAECQKNGKTILLSIGGATYNEGGFSSEKEAIAGAELIWKTFGPTKEHGPAEEPVHSAQETATLQPTETQKPATTAAPDQPSTAIAAGTNAPWNTWNNWNTWNNNNWNTPNSPANQNGLWQPQATSLNNLAPQLIGRASEPVSTSSQASKVYRPFGKTSVDGFDLDFEATNSNMQPFAKRLRELMDGESDRKYYLTSAPQCPYPDAADKDFLNGPGPVDMDAVFVQFYNNPCGLSSFDANSDEQPQFNFKTWDDWAKDGSKNQDVKVLLGVPASKEASVSGFVPISELKPIIEYAQGFDSFGGAMVWDVTQAYDNKGFLSSVRQALTQSASRMLRYAFRRSDEY, from the exons ATGTCATTCTTCCAAAGAGCACTTGGAGTGACAGCTGCGCTTGCCTTTGTTAGAGGAGCGTATGCGAAGCTCGATTTCTCTCAGAGGGAAAATATGGTTGTTTACTGGG GCCAGAACTCCTTGGGAGCATCAGCAAGTGGAGGAGACGAACAGACCCAAAAGCCGTTATCACATTACTGCAAAG ATGAAAATATTGAC GCCATCGTCATGGCGTTCGTGATGACTATCAACGGACCAGGAGGTGCACCGGAATATGACCTTTCCAACATCAGCAAGGGGTGCGACACATTTGACGGGACAAATCTGAAGAACTGTCCCGAAGTTGG GGCGGACATCGCGGAATGTCAGAAGAACGGCAAGACTATTCTTTTGTCCATTGGAGGAGCTACGTACAACGAGGGTGGCTTCAGCTCTGAAAAAGAGGCCATTGCAGGCGCGGAACTGATCTGGAAGACGTTTGGTCCTACCAAAGAGCACGGGCCAGCCGAAGAGCCTGTACACTCTGCTCAGGAAACTGCTACGCTTCAGCCCACAGAGACTCAGAAGCCAGCCACCACGGCAGCACCTGACCAGCCGTCAACCGCCATTGCTGCAGGCACGAACGCCCCTTGGAATACTTGGAATAATTGGAATACTTGGAACAATAACAATTGGAATACCCCGAATTCCCCCGCAAACCAAAATGGTCTTTGGCAGCCACAGGCGACAAGTCTCAACAACCTAGCGCCCCAGCTTATCGGCCGTGCATCTGAACCTGTCTCCACGAGCAGCCAGGCATCCAAGGTGTACCGTCCGTTCGGCAAGACCTCCGTCGATGGCTTCGACCTAGACTTTGAAGCCACCAACTCCAACATGCAGCCATTCGCCAAGCGCCTCCGCGAGCTGATGGACGGCGAGTCAGACCGAAAATACTACCTTACCTCCGCCCCGCAGTGCCCTTACCCCGATGCAGCGGACAAGGACTTCCTCAACGGACCCGGCCCCGTCGACATGGATGCTGTATTTGTGCAATTCTACAACAATCCATGCGGCCTGAGCAGCTTTGACGCGAATTCTGACGAGCAACCTCAATTTAACTTTAAGACGTGGGATGACTGGGCCAAGGACGGCTCCAAGAACCAAGACGTCAAGGTGCTTCTCGGTGTTCCCGCCAGCAAGGAAGCGTCGGTTAGCGGCTTCGTACCTATTTCGGAACTCAAGCCGATTATCGAGTACGCCCAAGGGTTCGACAGCTTCGGAGGTGCGATGGTGTGGGATGTTACCCAGGCTTATGACAATAAGGGATTCTTGTCTAGTGTGCGGCAGGCATTGACCCAGAGTGCTTCGCGTATGTTGCGGTATGCCTTCCGTCGAAGTGATGAGTACTAA